Proteins co-encoded in one Gracilimonas sp. genomic window:
- a CDS encoding M14 family metallopeptidase — protein MKSLLKLLFVSGFFLLSSNQALAQDEFAYERFQFHPNLSYDSEITSPAEFLGYELGKEYTFHHRVMDYFKQLDEESGRLTFHKYGTTYEGRGLYYAVISSEENQGNIESIRQANLELANNPESTGIDDKPVFVWLSYNVHGNEPSSSEAAMQTAYRLVAGADQETENWLQNSVVIIDPMINPDGRDRYVYWYKSSRANVLNTNADDLEHDEIWPGGRTNHYWFDLNRDWVWLVHPESQGRIAAYQKWMPQVHMDFHEQGFNNNYFAMPGTTPRNLELPSEYDKWADTFGRGLIEELDEAGVNYATREAFDFFYPGYGSSYPSIMGGIGMLAEQGGHSRGGRAVETDDGYVLTLRQRVFDHYTNGVSIVKTAVENKQGLLGYFQESVSQSAQKGNTKAYILPNNQNDYTYQVVNLMLKHGVKVERATENFTQRDAYSYWDGSSSNRRFKAGDFIIKTDQPKHLFINTLFRKQMEIEDSVMYDMATWSVPLAYNLDAAWTTRGVGASTEMVTQELEYESGLENSGAQYAYVIDWEQRHAPKALAKLWEMDYNVRSARRSFNDGNKSYSEGSLIVLVGRNYEKRDRIASDMQKIAEEANVVVKGFNTGRMSKGMDLASGDSQPVKKPNVALMVDSPFSSYTAGQLWFLFDQWTELGISRIRSGSFSSSDLDEYDVILMPGAWGGLSSVWSENEMEAVKDWVRRGGVLIGTEGSASWLTKDQSGFTDVALFEEEKEDTTEVDPKAYTKYANREDVFGLERIPGSAFKAMVDNTNPLAFGMPERLYSLKFGDDGLVPSTSYQTVGYYVKEADEVLASGYASEENKEKAAGKAFAAVENMGSGKVVFLLDNTQYRMFWVGPTRMVQNAVMLLPGM, from the coding sequence ATGAAATCACTGCTAAAACTTCTCTTCGTATCAGGCTTCTTTTTATTGTCATCAAACCAGGCATTGGCCCAGGATGAATTTGCCTACGAACGGTTCCAGTTTCACCCCAACCTTAGTTATGATTCAGAGATTACCTCTCCTGCAGAATTCCTGGGATATGAACTGGGTAAGGAATATACTTTTCACCACCGGGTGATGGATTACTTTAAGCAGCTGGATGAAGAATCCGGCAGGTTGACTTTCCACAAGTACGGCACTACCTATGAAGGGCGGGGTTTGTACTATGCTGTCATCAGCTCGGAGGAAAATCAGGGCAACATCGAGTCTATTCGGCAGGCCAATCTTGAGTTGGCGAACAACCCTGAATCAACCGGAATTGACGATAAACCGGTGTTTGTGTGGCTCAGCTACAATGTGCACGGTAATGAGCCATCAAGCAGTGAGGCAGCAATGCAAACTGCTTACCGACTGGTAGCCGGAGCCGATCAGGAAACGGAAAACTGGCTGCAAAATTCGGTAGTTATTATTGACCCGATGATTAATCCGGACGGGCGCGACCGGTATGTGTACTGGTACAAATCGTCCCGGGCAAATGTGCTGAATACAAATGCAGATGACCTGGAGCATGATGAAATTTGGCCCGGAGGTCGAACAAACCACTATTGGTTTGACCTGAACCGAGATTGGGTATGGCTGGTTCACCCTGAATCGCAGGGAAGAATTGCCGCTTACCAAAAATGGATGCCCCAAGTGCATATGGATTTCCACGAGCAGGGATTTAATAATAACTATTTTGCCATGCCGGGTACCACGCCTCGAAACCTGGAGCTTCCGTCTGAATACGATAAATGGGCAGATACTTTTGGACGCGGTTTAATAGAGGAACTGGATGAAGCCGGTGTTAATTATGCGACCCGTGAAGCTTTTGACTTCTTTTATCCGGGATATGGCTCCTCTTACCCAAGCATTATGGGAGGAATCGGGATGCTGGCTGAACAGGGAGGCCACAGTCGGGGCGGACGGGCAGTCGAAACCGATGATGGCTATGTGCTGACTCTCCGGCAACGGGTCTTTGATCATTACACCAATGGAGTTTCCATCGTTAAGACGGCCGTTGAGAATAAACAGGGATTGCTGGGTTATTTTCAGGAATCGGTTTCACAATCGGCTCAAAAAGGAAATACAAAAGCCTACATTCTGCCAAATAACCAAAACGACTACACCTACCAGGTGGTAAACCTGATGCTGAAACACGGGGTGAAAGTTGAGCGCGCTACCGAGAACTTCACGCAGCGGGATGCATACAGTTATTGGGATGGAAGTTCCTCCAACAGAAGATTCAAAGCCGGCGATTTCATTATCAAGACCGATCAACCTAAGCATTTATTCATCAACACCCTGTTCAGAAAGCAGATGGAAATTGAAGATTCGGTTATGTACGACATGGCAACATGGTCGGTGCCTCTTGCCTATAACCTGGATGCTGCGTGGACAACTCGGGGTGTCGGGGCCTCCACGGAAATGGTTACCCAAGAGTTAGAGTATGAATCCGGACTGGAGAATTCCGGTGCGCAGTATGCCTATGTGATTGACTGGGAACAACGGCATGCACCCAAAGCACTCGCCAAGTTGTGGGAGATGGACTATAACGTCCGCAGTGCACGCCGCAGTTTTAACGATGGCAATAAGTCATACTCAGAAGGCTCGCTGATTGTGTTGGTGGGCAGGAATTATGAGAAAAGAGACCGCATAGCCTCCGACATGCAGAAAATTGCAGAAGAAGCCAATGTTGTGGTGAAAGGATTTAACACCGGACGTATGAGTAAAGGAATGGATTTGGCGTCCGGTGACAGCCAGCCTGTGAAGAAACCAAACGTAGCTTTGATGGTAGATTCTCCCTTCAGTTCCTACACCGCCGGTCAGCTTTGGTTTTTATTTGATCAGTGGACCGAGTTGGGTATAAGCCGGATTCGCTCGGGAAGTTTTTCAAGCAGCGACCTGGATGAGTACGATGTAATTCTGATGCCTGGAGCCTGGGGTGGATTGAGCAGCGTTTGGAGTGAAAATGAAATGGAAGCTGTGAAAGATTGGGTACGTCGCGGAGGGGTCCTGATAGGTACGGAAGGGAGTGCTTCATGGCTGACCAAAGATCAATCAGGCTTTACCGATGTGGCACTCTTTGAAGAGGAGAAGGAAGATACAACAGAGGTTGACCCGAAAGCGTACACCAAATATGCAAACAGAGAGGATGTATTTGGCCTAGAGCGTATTCCGGGATCCGCTTTCAAAGCGATGGTTGATAACACAAACCCGCTGGCTTTTGGAATGCCGGAGCGGCTTTACTCATTGAAATTTGGTGATGATGGACTTGTGCCTTCAACCTCATACCAAACGGTAGGATACTATGTGAAAGAAGCCGATGAAGTATTGGCTTCGGGTTATGCCTCCGAAGAGAATAAAGAAAAAGCAGCCGGAAAAGCTTTTGCGGCGGTAGAAAACATGGGAAGCGGTAAAGTGGTGTTCCTGTTGGATAACACCCAGTACCGCATGTTTTGGGTTGGGCCCACCCGTATGGTGCAAAATGCAGTAATGTTGTTACCGGGTATGTAA
- a CDS encoding amidohydrolase family protein, whose protein sequence is MKFLSSLFLLIATFSVTVLAQMPDAPNRSEGEGPYERLIIRGVNLIDGTGSPATGPVDIVVEGNRIASIQTVGYPNLPINENRRPEADENTKVIDAEGMFMLPGFFDMHAHTGGGAQGTTPEYVYKLWLAHGITSIREPGSFNGMDWTLRHKKRSEKNEITAPRISAWIGFGMGHEGPITTAAQARKWVQMIHKEGADGIKFFGASPKVYAAAIDEANKLGLGTMTHHAQTRVVYNDALKSAQLGLTSMTHWYGLPESMFEDRIIQDYPLDYNYNNEQHRFEEAGNLWKQAAAPGSETWQSVMDEMIDLDFTLNPTFTIYEANRDLSAQRRAEWHEKYTLPSLWKFYAPSRISHGSYWIEWGTEQEIAWKENFDLWLQFVNEYKNKGGRVTLGSDAGYIYKLYGFGYIQEMELFREAGFHPLEIFQSASLKAAEVLGVDDELGTIEVGKIADMVIVDANPMKNLKVLYGTGAIYVNDENQPVRKGGIRYTIKDGIVFDAKELLKDVAEMVEAAKAEADFEITQPGLDW, encoded by the coding sequence ATGAAATTTTTATCCTCACTTTTTTTATTGATTGCCACCTTTTCAGTGACCGTACTGGCTCAAATGCCGGATGCTCCCAACCGTTCGGAAGGCGAAGGTCCGTATGAACGATTGATCATACGCGGGGTAAACCTGATTGACGGCACCGGCTCTCCCGCTACCGGTCCGGTAGATATCGTGGTTGAAGGAAACCGAATTGCATCTATCCAAACCGTCGGCTATCCCAATTTACCAATTAACGAAAACCGACGACCGGAAGCCGATGAGAATACAAAAGTAATTGACGCTGAAGGCATGTTTATGCTCCCCGGCTTTTTCGATATGCATGCACATACCGGAGGTGGAGCGCAGGGAACCACCCCGGAATATGTATATAAACTCTGGCTGGCTCACGGCATCACTTCCATCAGGGAGCCGGGCTCTTTTAACGGAATGGACTGGACACTCCGCCATAAAAAGAGAAGTGAGAAAAATGAAATTACCGCTCCCCGAATTTCAGCATGGATTGGATTCGGGATGGGGCACGAAGGCCCAATCACTACTGCAGCACAAGCCCGAAAATGGGTGCAAATGATTCACAAAGAAGGAGCCGATGGCATCAAGTTTTTTGGAGCTTCCCCAAAGGTATATGCTGCTGCAATTGACGAGGCAAATAAACTCGGACTGGGTACAATGACCCACCACGCGCAGACCCGGGTGGTTTACAATGACGCGCTAAAGTCGGCACAGCTGGGCCTGACCTCCATGACCCACTGGTACGGGCTGCCCGAATCCATGTTTGAGGACAGAATCATCCAGGATTACCCGCTCGACTACAACTACAACAACGAGCAGCACCGATTCGAAGAAGCCGGAAACCTGTGGAAACAAGCCGCAGCTCCCGGTTCTGAAACCTGGCAATCGGTGATGGATGAAATGATAGATCTCGACTTCACCCTGAATCCAACTTTCACAATTTACGAAGCTAATCGTGACCTGAGTGCCCAGCGCCGGGCCGAGTGGCATGAAAAATATACGCTTCCCTCTTTATGGAAGTTTTATGCCCCAAGCCGCATTTCCCACGGTTCATACTGGATTGAGTGGGGTACCGAACAGGAAATAGCCTGGAAAGAAAACTTTGATCTGTGGTTGCAGTTTGTGAACGAATACAAGAATAAAGGCGGACGTGTTACCCTCGGCTCCGATGCGGGCTACATCTACAAATTATATGGCTTCGGGTACATTCAGGAAATGGAGCTTTTCAGAGAAGCCGGTTTCCATCCGCTGGAAATCTTTCAATCAGCCTCCTTAAAGGCAGCGGAAGTGCTGGGTGTGGATGATGAGCTTGGAACCATTGAGGTTGGAAAAATCGCAGATATGGTAATTGTTGACGCCAATCCCATGAAAAACCTGAAAGTACTTTATGGCACCGGTGCTATTTATGTGAATGATGAAAACCAGCCCGTTCGCAAGGGCGGCATTCGTTATACCATCAAAGACGGAATTGTTTTTGATGCCAAAGAGCTACTCAAAGACGTAGCTGAAATGGTTGAAGCTGCTAAAGCCGAGGCAGATTTCGAAATTACTCAACCCGGTTTAGACTGGTAA
- a CDS encoding methylated-DNA--[protein]-cysteine S-methyltransferase, with amino-acid sequence MTYVSFLETPIGFLRILSNGDGITEIKFMDFDGPEDPDVHTESAKTQLREYFEGLRASFQLQLLPQGTGFEQKVWKQLLEIPQGSTTSYGAIAKNIGDEKASQAVGKANGKNPIAIVIPCHRVVGSDNKLTGYAGGAERKQWLLKHEGALLL; translated from the coding sequence CTTCGCATCCTGTCGAATGGTGATGGTATCACCGAAATCAAATTCATGGATTTTGACGGACCTGAAGATCCTGATGTTCACACCGAATCTGCCAAAACCCAACTCAGAGAATACTTTGAAGGTCTTCGGGCTTCCTTTCAGTTACAGCTGCTTCCACAGGGAACCGGGTTTGAGCAAAAAGTGTGGAAACAGTTGCTGGAAATTCCACAGGGGTCAACCACTTCCTACGGGGCTATTGCAAAAAACATCGGGGATGAGAAAGCATCCCAGGCAGTAGGCAAAGCAAACGGTAAAAACCCGATAGCCATTGTCATTCCCTGTCACCGTGTAGTTGGGTCTGATAATAAACTCACGGGCTATGCCGGCGGTGCAGAGCGAAAGCAGTGGCTCCTTAAGCATGAAGGTGCCCTTCTGCTATAA